One genomic region from Burkholderia latens encodes:
- the cyoD gene encoding cytochrome o ubiquinol oxidase subunit IV has translation MAHSHSSQLGEGHGSVGGYVAGFILSVLLTAASFGLVMGGVLSPHASLIALAALAFVQIVVHLVYFLHMNGSSGQRWNVMAFSYTVLTAAILIVGTLWVMHNVSMNMMSR, from the coding sequence ATGGCCCATTCGCATTCGTCTCAACTCGGAGAAGGGCACGGCAGCGTCGGCGGCTATGTCGCCGGTTTCATCCTGTCGGTGCTGCTCACGGCCGCGTCGTTCGGCCTCGTGATGGGCGGCGTGCTGTCGCCGCACGCGTCGCTGATCGCGCTCGCCGCGCTCGCGTTCGTGCAGATCGTCGTGCACCTCGTGTACTTCCTGCACATGAACGGTTCGTCCGGTCAGCGCTGGAACGTGATGGCGTTCAGCTACACGGTGCTCACCGCGGCGATCCTGATCGTCGGCACGCTGTGGGTGATGCACAACGTCAGCATGAACATGATGTCGCGTTGA
- a CDS encoding ABC transporter permease, translating into MNRAVVSSRIDAARARVSPSPARRVWRRFRQQRLGYWSFVIFVVAFAASLAAPLWSNDKPLVVRYDGHYYFPMFHAYPETTFGGDFPTPADYLDPYVRKRLDAPGNFVVYPPNRYYYDTLNYFSDVPNPAPPSRANWLGTDAQGRDLLARLVYGFRVSVEFGLILTAIGTLLGIAAGAVQGFFGGRIDIVGQRLIEIWSSLPELYLLIIFASIFEPSFLLLIVLLSLFGWIGLADYVRAEFLRNRTQDYVRAARAMGLTNWQIIWRHVLPNSMTPVITFLPFRMSGAILALTSLDFLGLGVPPPTPSLGELLAQGKGNLDAWWISLSTFGVLVATLLLLTFMGDALRNALDTRIADSVRAAGGQR; encoded by the coding sequence ATGAACCGGGCCGTCGTGTCGTCCCGCATCGACGCCGCGCGGGCGCGCGTGTCGCCATCGCCCGCACGCCGCGTGTGGCGGCGTTTTCGCCAGCAGCGCCTCGGCTACTGGAGCTTCGTGATCTTCGTCGTCGCGTTCGCCGCGAGTCTCGCGGCGCCGCTGTGGTCCAACGACAAGCCGCTCGTGGTGCGCTATGACGGCCACTACTATTTCCCGATGTTCCATGCGTACCCGGAGACGACTTTCGGCGGCGACTTCCCGACGCCGGCCGACTATCTCGATCCATACGTGCGCAAGCGGCTCGATGCGCCGGGCAACTTCGTCGTCTACCCGCCGAACCGCTATTACTACGACACGTTGAACTACTTCTCGGACGTGCCGAATCCGGCGCCGCCGTCGCGCGCGAACTGGCTCGGCACCGACGCGCAAGGGCGTGATCTGCTCGCGCGGCTCGTGTACGGGTTCCGTGTGTCGGTCGAGTTCGGATTGATCCTTACGGCCATCGGCACGCTGCTCGGGATTGCGGCGGGCGCGGTGCAAGGCTTCTTCGGCGGACGCATCGACATCGTCGGGCAGCGGTTGATCGAAATCTGGAGCTCGCTGCCGGAGTTGTATCTGCTGATCATCTTCGCGTCGATCTTCGAGCCGAGTTTCCTGCTGCTGATCGTGCTGCTGTCGCTGTTCGGCTGGATCGGCCTCGCCGACTACGTGCGCGCCGAGTTCCTGCGCAACCGCACGCAGGACTACGTGCGCGCGGCACGCGCGATGGGCCTCACGAACTGGCAGATCATCTGGCGCCACGTGCTGCCGAACAGCATGACTCCCGTGATCACGTTCCTGCCGTTCCGGATGAGCGGCGCGATCCTCGCGCTCACGAGCCTCGACTTTCTCGGGCTCGGCGTGCCGCCGCCGACGCCGAGCCTCGGCGAGCTGCTGGCGCAGGGCAAGGGCAATCTCGACGCGTGGTGGATCTCGCTATCGACGTTCGGCGTGCTGGTCGCGACGCTGCTGCTGCTGACCTTCATGGGCGACGCGCTGCGCAACGCGCTCGACACGCGGATCGCCGACTCGGTGCGCGCGGCGGGAGGGCAGCGATGA
- a CDS encoding extracellular solute-binding protein yields the protein MTKGSPRATAARIRFGAAQAVRAAGRAAAVWAIQALLAATAAHAAYAIAQYGEPKYPPGFKHFDYVNPDAPKGGTLVLANPNRLTSFDKFNPFTMRGNPAPGIDMLFESLATGSSDEPASAYGLLADDIDIAPDRRSVTFHLNPRARFSNGDRVTADDVKFSFDTLKSKQAAPQFGAYFAEITKAVVVDPATVRFEFHSANRELPLIAGGVPVFSRKWGLRADGSRIPFDQLAFEQPIGSGPYLIDHYDNGRTITYRRNPAYWGADLPVRVGTNNFERIVYKLYGDGVARLEAFKAGEYDVLVEYIARNWARRDVGKRFDNGELVKREFRQHNGAGMQGFFMNLRRPLFRDVRVRQALDLAFDFEWLNRQLFYGAYTRLDSYFADTDLQATGTPGPGELKLLEPLRAQLDPAVFGPMVTQPSTNPPGSLRANLLKARALLAQAGWTYRDGALRNAKGEPFAFEILDDSGGSMQGVVTAYQRNLAKLGIDARFRTADFALLQKRLDAFDYDMTTIRLPGVQVPGAEQYSRYASKFADEPGSDNLIGLKSPAVDALLHALGTAQTREELLDATHALDRVLMHGYYAVPQWYSGTHRIAYKRTLAYPQTLPLYYSAEGWVVSTWWAKPDH from the coding sequence ATGACGAAGGGTTCGCCCCGGGCCACGGCCGCGCGCATCCGCTTCGGCGCCGCGCAGGCGGTACGGGCCGCCGGCCGCGCGGCGGCAGTATGGGCAATACAGGCGCTGCTGGCCGCGACGGCCGCGCACGCGGCCTATGCGATTGCACAGTACGGCGAGCCGAAATATCCGCCGGGCTTCAAGCATTTCGACTATGTGAACCCGGATGCGCCAAAGGGCGGCACGCTGGTGCTCGCGAACCCGAACCGGCTGACGTCGTTCGACAAATTCAATCCGTTCACGATGCGCGGCAACCCCGCGCCGGGCATCGACATGCTGTTCGAGAGCCTCGCGACCGGCAGTTCCGACGAGCCGGCGTCCGCGTACGGCCTGCTCGCCGACGACATCGACATCGCGCCGGACCGCCGCTCGGTCACGTTCCACCTGAATCCGCGCGCGCGCTTTTCGAACGGCGATCGCGTCACGGCCGACGACGTCAAGTTCTCGTTCGACACACTCAAGAGCAAACAGGCCGCGCCGCAGTTCGGCGCGTACTTCGCCGAAATCACGAAGGCCGTGGTGGTCGATCCGGCGACCGTGCGCTTCGAATTTCATAGCGCGAACCGCGAGTTGCCGCTGATTGCCGGCGGCGTGCCGGTGTTCTCGCGCAAGTGGGGGCTGCGCGCGGACGGTTCGCGCATTCCGTTCGACCAGCTTGCGTTCGAGCAGCCGATCGGCAGCGGCCCGTACCTGATCGATCATTACGACAACGGCCGCACGATCACGTACCGGCGCAATCCCGCGTATTGGGGCGCCGACTTGCCGGTGCGGGTCGGCACCAACAATTTCGAGCGGATCGTCTACAAGCTGTACGGCGACGGCGTCGCGCGGCTCGAGGCGTTCAAGGCCGGCGAGTACGACGTGCTGGTCGAGTACATCGCGCGCAACTGGGCGCGCCGCGACGTCGGCAAGCGTTTCGACAACGGCGAGCTCGTCAAGCGCGAATTCCGCCAGCACAATGGCGCGGGCATGCAGGGCTTCTTCATGAACCTGCGCCGACCGCTGTTTCGCGACGTGCGCGTGCGTCAGGCGCTTGACCTCGCGTTCGACTTCGAATGGCTGAATCGCCAGCTGTTCTACGGCGCGTACACGCGCCTCGACAGCTATTTCGCGGACACCGACCTGCAGGCAACCGGTACGCCGGGCCCGGGTGAACTGAAGCTGCTCGAGCCGCTGCGCGCGCAGCTCGACCCGGCCGTGTTCGGTCCGATGGTTACGCAACCGAGCACGAATCCGCCGGGCTCGCTGCGCGCGAACCTGTTGAAGGCTCGCGCGCTGCTCGCGCAGGCAGGCTGGACCTATCGCGACGGCGCGTTGCGCAATGCGAAGGGCGAGCCGTTCGCGTTCGAGATCCTCGACGATTCCGGCGGATCGATGCAGGGCGTCGTGACCGCCTATCAGCGCAATCTCGCGAAGCTCGGCATCGACGCGCGCTTTCGCACGGCCGATTTCGCGTTGCTGCAAAAGAGGCTCGACGCATTCGACTACGACATGACGACGATCCGCCTGCCGGGCGTGCAGGTGCCGGGCGCCGAACAATATTCGCGCTACGCGAGCAAGTTCGCGGACGAACCGGGCTCCGACAACCTGATCGGCCTGAAGTCGCCTGCGGTCGACGCGTTGCTGCACGCACTCGGCACCGCGCAGACGCGCGAAGAACTGCTCGACGCGACGCATGCGCTCGACCGCGTGCTGATGCATGGCTACTACGCGGTGCCGCAGTGGTACAGCGGGACGCACCGGATCGCGTACAAGCGCACGCTTGCCTATCCGCAGACGCTGCCGCTGTACTATTCGGCCGAGGGCTGGGTCGTATCGACCTGGTGGGCCAAGCCCGATCACTGA
- the gltX gene encoding glutamate--tRNA ligase, with amino-acid sequence MTRPVRTRFAPSPTGFIHLGNIRSALYPWAFARKMKGTFVLRIEDTDVERSSQEAVDAILEGMQWLGLDFDEGPIYQMQRMDRYREVLAQMVDQGLAYPCYMSAEELDALRERQRAAGLKPRYDGTWRPEPGKVLPEPPAGVKPVLRFRNPLTGTVVWDDAVKGRVEISNEELDDLVIARPDGTPIYNFCVVVDDMDMNITHVIRGDDHVNNTPRQINILRALGGEPPVYAHLPTVLNEQGEKMSKRHGAMSVMAYRDAGFLPEAVVNYLARLGWSHGDAEIFSREQFVEWFDLEHLGKSPAQYDHSKLSWLNAHYIKEADNARLAGLAKPFLDALGIDDAAIATGPALDAVVGLMKDRATTVKEIAEGAAMFYRVPAPEPDALAQHVTDAVRPALADLAGALKAADWTKEAVSAALKATLATHKLKMPQLAMPVRLLVAGTTHTPSIDAVLVLFGRDVVVSRIEAALA; translated from the coding sequence ATGACCCGTCCTGTCCGTACCCGCTTCGCGCCGAGTCCCACCGGCTTCATCCATCTCGGCAACATCCGCTCTGCGCTCTATCCGTGGGCGTTCGCCCGCAAGATGAAGGGCACGTTCGTGCTGCGTATCGAGGACACCGACGTCGAGCGCTCGTCGCAGGAAGCGGTCGACGCGATCCTCGAAGGGATGCAATGGCTCGGGCTGGATTTCGACGAAGGCCCGATCTACCAGATGCAGCGGATGGATCGCTACCGCGAAGTGCTCGCGCAGATGGTCGACCAAGGTCTCGCTTACCCGTGCTACATGTCGGCCGAGGAACTCGACGCGCTGCGCGAACGCCAGCGCGCGGCCGGCCTGAAGCCGCGCTACGACGGCACGTGGCGTCCGGAGCCGGGCAAGGTGTTGCCCGAACCGCCGGCCGGCGTGAAGCCGGTGCTGCGTTTCCGCAACCCGCTGACCGGCACGGTCGTGTGGGACGACGCGGTGAAGGGCCGTGTCGAGATCTCGAACGAGGAACTCGACGACCTCGTGATCGCGCGTCCGGACGGCACGCCGATCTACAACTTCTGCGTGGTCGTGGACGACATGGACATGAACATCACGCACGTGATCCGCGGCGACGACCACGTCAACAACACGCCTCGGCAGATCAACATCCTGCGCGCGCTCGGCGGCGAACCGCCCGTCTATGCGCACCTGCCGACCGTGCTGAACGAGCAGGGCGAGAAGATGAGCAAGCGGCACGGCGCGATGAGCGTGATGGCCTATCGCGACGCAGGCTTCCTGCCGGAGGCTGTCGTCAACTATCTCGCGCGTCTCGGCTGGTCGCACGGCGACGCGGAAATTTTCTCGCGCGAGCAGTTCGTCGAATGGTTCGACCTCGAGCATCTCGGCAAGTCGCCTGCGCAGTACGACCACAGCAAGCTGAGCTGGCTGAACGCGCACTACATCAAGGAAGCCGACAATGCGCGCCTCGCCGGCCTGGCGAAACCGTTCCTCGATGCGCTCGGCATCGATGACGCGGCGATCGCAACGGGCCCGGCGCTCGATGCGGTGGTCGGTCTGATGAAGGACCGCGCGACGACGGTCAAGGAAATCGCGGAAGGCGCCGCGATGTTCTACCGTGTGCCGGCGCCGGAGCCCGATGCGCTCGCGCAGCACGTGACCGACGCGGTGCGCCCCGCGCTCGCCGATCTCGCCGGCGCGCTCAAGGCGGCCGACTGGACGAAGGAGGCGGTATCCGCGGCGCTGAAGGCGACGCTCGCGACGCACAAGCTGAAGATGCCGCAACTCGCGATGCCGGTGCGCCTGCTCGTGGCGGGCACCACACATACGCCGTCGATCGACGCGGTGCTCGTGCTGTTCGGTCGCGATGTCGTGGTATCGCGTATCGAGGCCGCGCTGGCTTGA
- a CDS encoding ABC transporter ATP-binding protein, with protein MSDTVVSNTDEPLLSLEHLHVRFGDTVAVDDVTLAIGRGERIALVGESGSGKSVTALSILRLLRDADVSGTIRFAGQDLAGKSEREMRGLRGSDIAMIFQEPMTALNPLYTIGAQIGETIVLHDGVSAAEARKRAVALLARTGIGEPEKRVDSYPHQLSGGQRQRAMIAMALACRPRLLLADEPTTALDVTIRAQIVDLLLELQREEAEKRGMAILLITHDLNLVRHFAQRVAVMERGRLVESGPVERIFAEPEHPYTRRLLNSRPQRAVAPVMPIAPVVLDARHVSVQFARKRPGFAGWFGTAPVTAVADVSVSVRQGETLGIVGESGSGKSTLAMALLGLQKTTHGEIEFQGRALSSYRGREQTALRSNMQVVFQDPFSSLSPRHTIERIVGEGLELHRPELTPDARRAKSLAVLREVGLDRTVLHRYPHEFSGGQRQRIAIARALVLEPRILILDEPTSALDVSIQQQVLKLLANLQQKYNLGYVFISHDLEVIGAMAHRVAVMQGGAIVESGEVADIFTRPSHPYTQKLLKAVWKA; from the coding sequence ATGAGCGATACGGTCGTATCGAATACGGACGAACCGCTGCTGTCGCTCGAGCATCTGCACGTGCGCTTCGGCGACACGGTTGCCGTCGACGACGTGACGCTCGCGATCGGCCGCGGCGAGCGCATCGCGCTCGTCGGCGAGTCGGGGTCGGGCAAGAGCGTGACCGCGCTCTCGATCCTGCGGTTGCTGCGCGACGCCGACGTGAGCGGCACGATCCGCTTCGCCGGCCAGGACCTTGCCGGCAAGAGCGAGCGCGAGATGCGCGGGCTGCGCGGCTCGGACATTGCGATGATTTTCCAGGAGCCGATGACCGCGCTGAACCCGCTCTACACGATCGGCGCGCAAATCGGCGAGACGATCGTGCTGCACGACGGCGTGTCCGCGGCCGAAGCGCGCAAACGCGCGGTGGCGCTGCTCGCGCGCACCGGTATCGGCGAGCCGGAGAAGCGCGTCGACAGCTATCCGCACCAGCTGTCGGGCGGCCAGCGCCAGCGCGCGATGATCGCGATGGCGCTCGCGTGCCGGCCGCGCCTGCTGCTCGCCGACGAGCCGACTACCGCGCTCGACGTGACGATCCGCGCGCAGATCGTCGATCTGCTGCTCGAACTGCAGCGCGAGGAGGCGGAAAAGCGCGGCATGGCGATTCTGCTGATCACGCACGACCTGAACCTGGTGCGGCACTTCGCGCAGCGGGTCGCGGTGATGGAACGCGGTCGGCTGGTCGAAAGCGGGCCGGTCGAGCGGATCTTCGCGGAGCCGGAGCATCCGTATACGCGGCGGCTCCTGAACAGCCGGCCGCAGCGCGCGGTCGCGCCGGTCATGCCGATTGCGCCCGTCGTGCTCGATGCGCGCCACGTGAGCGTGCAGTTCGCGCGCAAGCGGCCGGGTTTCGCGGGATGGTTCGGCACGGCGCCGGTGACGGCGGTCGCGGACGTGTCCGTATCGGTGCGCCAGGGCGAGACGCTCGGTATCGTCGGGGAATCCGGCTCCGGGAAGTCGACGCTCGCGATGGCGCTGCTCGGACTGCAAAAGACGACGCACGGCGAGATCGAGTTTCAGGGGCGCGCGCTGTCGAGCTACCGCGGCCGCGAGCAGACCGCGCTGCGCTCGAACATGCAGGTCGTCTTTCAGGACCCCTTCAGCTCGCTGTCGCCGCGTCACACGATCGAGCGCATCGTCGGCGAGGGGCTCGAGCTGCATCGGCCCGAGCTGACGCCCGATGCGCGCCGCGCGAAGTCGCTCGCCGTGCTGCGCGAAGTCGGCCTCGACCGGACGGTGCTGCATCGCTATCCGCACGAATTCTCCGGCGGCCAGCGCCAGCGGATCGCAATCGCGCGCGCGCTCGTGCTCGAGCCGCGCATCCTGATTCTCGACGAACCGACGTCGGCGCTCGACGTGTCGATCCAGCAGCAGGTGCTGAAGCTGCTCGCGAATTTGCAACAGAAATACAACCTCGGCTATGTATTCATCAGCCACGACCTCGAGGTGATCGGCGCGATGGCCCACCGCGTCGCGGTGATGCAGGGCGGGGCGATCGTGGAGTCCGGCGAGGTCGCCGACATCTTCACGAGGCCGTCACATCCTTACACACAAAAGCTGTTGAAAGCGGTCTGGAAAGCGTGA
- a CDS encoding patatin-like phospholipase family protein — translation MSSPRLSRRHFTIACASASLAACTSFGDKSRPGNAVNSAQSHEKPVKIGIALGGGAARGFSHIGVLKALEARGIPVEIVAGTSAGSVVGALYASGMTGLQINKIALDMDQAAISDWALPFRSRGLLQGVALQNFLNKTLNNRPIEKMAKPLGIVATDLQNGQPILFQQGNTGLAVRASCSVPSVFEPVKIGSREYVDGGLVSPVPASFARRMGASFVIAVDISSRPDGAATNNPIDMLLQTFTIMGQTIKTYELDKYADVVVRPNLAAMGGSDFNQRNAAILAGEEAVARIMPELQRKLAAARGVAAA, via the coding sequence ATGTCGTCCCCTCGCCTGTCGCGCCGCCACTTCACGATCGCATGCGCGTCCGCCAGCCTCGCCGCCTGCACGTCGTTCGGCGACAAGTCCCGTCCCGGCAACGCCGTGAATTCCGCGCAATCGCACGAGAAGCCCGTGAAGATCGGCATCGCACTCGGCGGAGGCGCCGCGCGCGGCTTCTCGCACATCGGCGTGTTGAAAGCGCTCGAAGCACGCGGCATCCCGGTCGAGATCGTCGCGGGTACCAGCGCGGGCTCGGTAGTCGGCGCGCTGTACGCATCGGGAATGACCGGCCTGCAGATCAACAAGATCGCGCTCGACATGGACCAGGCGGCGATCAGCGACTGGGCGCTGCCGTTCCGCTCGCGCGGGCTGCTGCAGGGCGTCGCGCTGCAGAACTTCCTCAACAAGACGCTCAACAACCGGCCGATCGAGAAGATGGCCAAGCCGCTCGGCATCGTCGCGACCGACCTGCAGAACGGCCAGCCGATCCTGTTTCAGCAGGGCAATACGGGGCTCGCGGTGCGCGCGTCGTGTAGCGTACCGTCGGTGTTCGAGCCCGTGAAGATCGGCAGTCGCGAATATGTCGACGGCGGCCTCGTGAGCCCGGTGCCGGCTTCGTTCGCGCGCAGGATGGGCGCGAGCTTCGTGATCGCGGTCGACATCTCGTCGCGGCCGGACGGCGCGGCGACCAACAACCCGATCGATATGCTGCTGCAAACCTTCACGATCATGGGCCAGACGATCAAGACCTACGAGCTCGACAAATACGCGGACGTCGTGGTCCGCCCGAACCTCGCGGCGATGGGCGGCAGCGATTTCAATCAGCGCAACGCGGCGATACTCGCGGGCGAGGAAGCCGTCGCGCGGATCATGCCGGAACTGCAACGCAAGCTCGCGGCAGCCCGCGGCGTTGCGGCCGCGTAA
- a CDS encoding C40 family peptidase gives MQHRSLTQACARTVAGLFIGALFAAAPGAFADEVSSFNQNVTNSTQIGSTSATQQTTAQPSGGAKSFLAGMAGKAGDVVVGALNMIGVRYRWGGNSPDSGLDCSGFVRYVFQDTLGMSLPRRAEEMSRVGEKVSMSNLKPGDLVFFNTMRRTFSHVGIYIGDNKFVHSPSTGSTIRVDDLDSGYWEKRFTGARRLESEFPMKADDLRQRVRATIGDDSSNGSN, from the coding sequence ATGCAGCATCGATCCCTGACCCAGGCATGCGCGCGCACCGTCGCCGGGCTGTTCATCGGCGCCCTGTTCGCAGCAGCTCCCGGCGCGTTCGCCGATGAAGTCAGCAGTTTCAACCAAAATGTCACGAATTCGACTCAAATCGGGTCGACTTCCGCCACTCAGCAGACCACCGCGCAGCCGTCGGGCGGTGCGAAGTCGTTCCTCGCCGGCATGGCGGGGAAAGCCGGCGACGTCGTCGTCGGTGCGCTCAACATGATCGGGGTGCGCTATCGCTGGGGCGGCAACTCGCCGGATTCGGGCCTCGACTGCAGCGGCTTCGTCCGCTACGTGTTCCAGGACACGCTCGGCATGTCGCTGCCGCGCCGCGCCGAAGAGATGAGCCGCGTCGGCGAGAAGGTCAGCATGAGCAACCTGAAACCGGGCGATCTCGTGTTCTTCAACACGATGCGCCGCACGTTCTCACACGTCGGCATCTATATCGGCGACAACAAGTTCGTGCATTCGCCGTCGACGGGCAGCACGATCCGCGTCGACGATCTCGACAGCGGCTACTGGGAAAAGCGGTTCACCGGCGCACGCCGGCTCGAGTCGGAGTTTCCGATGAAGGCCGACGACCTCCGCCAGCGCGTGCGCGCGACGATCGGCGACGACTCGTCGAACGGCAGCAACTGA
- a CDS encoding GNAT family N-acetyltransferase, with protein MLDPTDLRLLYQLRPAEPGDFPFAEALTHGNMGGYYKRHGLVWRSDLFYASWRESENFILEADGERIGVLRVTEEGDSLHIRDVQIAAGHRGQGAGTYMLDMSHRWARARGLHELQLRVFVDNPAAKLYERMGYRVTGPRLAQLGSIRHMVRPV; from the coding sequence ATGCTCGATCCGACCGACCTGCGACTCCTGTATCAGCTCCGGCCCGCGGAGCCCGGCGATTTTCCGTTTGCCGAGGCGCTGACCCACGGCAACATGGGCGGCTATTACAAGCGACACGGGCTTGTCTGGCGCAGCGACCTCTTCTATGCGAGCTGGCGCGAATCCGAGAACTTCATCCTGGAAGCGGACGGCGAGCGCATCGGCGTGCTGCGCGTGACAGAAGAGGGCGATTCGCTGCACATCCGCGACGTGCAGATCGCCGCCGGCCATCGCGGGCAGGGCGCCGGCACGTACATGCTCGACATGTCGCACCGCTGGGCGCGTGCCCGCGGGCTGCACGAACTGCAATTGCGCGTATTCGTCGACAATCCGGCCGCGAAGCTTTACGAGCGGATGGGCTATCGTGTCACGGGGCCGAGGCTCGCGCAGCTCGGATCGATTCGTCACATGGTGCGTCCGGTCTGA
- a CDS encoding AraC family transcriptional regulator: protein MNPPDQADASNPYDVIDIPPEFAPTRVHPMRVRARQVDAGRRIPLHTHAWAQLAYASRGVLRVATTGTTWMVPPSRAIWVPPHVTHEVVIVEDAYLRTLYIDESIVPDGLDACRVVEVTGLLRELIIALDARELSDARERLLCGLVLDELSHAEPLPLAVPMPDEKRLRMLCESVLAQPAHAESLEHWASEVGASTRTISRLFRQELGVSFSQWRQQALLARAIPLLNQGRPLSHIARELGYQSQSAFSAMFRRAFGESPRAFMLRGYEPRSAGSRAAGDETAGDDATGVTR from the coding sequence ATGAATCCGCCTGACCAAGCCGACGCATCGAACCCTTACGACGTCATCGACATCCCGCCCGAGTTCGCGCCGACCCGCGTCCATCCGATGCGTGTGCGGGCGCGGCAGGTCGATGCCGGGCGCCGGATTCCGCTGCACACGCACGCGTGGGCGCAACTCGCGTATGCGTCGCGCGGCGTGCTGCGCGTCGCCACGACCGGAACGACGTGGATGGTGCCGCCGTCCCGCGCGATCTGGGTGCCGCCGCACGTGACGCACGAGGTGGTGATCGTCGAGGACGCGTATTTGCGCACGCTGTACATCGACGAATCGATCGTGCCGGACGGACTCGATGCGTGCCGCGTGGTGGAGGTGACGGGGTTGCTGCGCGAGCTGATCATCGCGCTCGACGCGCGTGAACTGAGTGATGCGCGCGAGCGGCTGCTATGCGGGCTTGTGCTCGACGAACTGAGTCACGCCGAGCCGCTGCCGCTTGCGGTACCGATGCCTGACGAGAAACGGCTGCGCATGCTGTGCGAGTCGGTGCTCGCGCAGCCGGCGCACGCGGAATCGCTCGAACACTGGGCGAGCGAAGTCGGTGCGAGCACGCGGACGATATCGAGGCTGTTCAGGCAGGAACTGGGCGTGAGTTTCTCGCAATGGCGGCAGCAGGCGCTGCTCGCGCGTGCGATCCCGCTGTTGAACCAGGGTCGTCCGCTGTCGCATATCGCCCGCGAGTTGGGCTACCAGAGCCAGAGCGCGTTTTCGGCGATGTTCCGGCGCGCATTCGGCGAAAGCCCGCGCGCGTTCATGCTGCGCGGCTACGAACCCCGCAGCGCGGGAAGCCGCGCCGCGGGCGACGAAACGGCCGGCGACGACGCGACCGGCGTCACCCGCTGA
- a CDS encoding microcin C ABC transporter permease YejB — protein MWSYILKRLLLMVPTLVGVLTLTFAVIQFVPGGPVEQAVQELRKGATEQGATPFGMRAHTGVDAQQLAQLKALYGFDKPPLERYWLMLKRFARFDLGESYFRHQSVWSLIVQKLPVSISIGLWTFFVTYLISVPLGIAKAVRNGSPFDVATSLVVLVGYAIPGFVLGVLLLVLFGGGSFWQLFPLRGLTSDNFAQLSLGGKVLDYLWHIALPITASVVGSFAVVTMLTKNAFLDEIRKQYVLTARAKGLAERTVLWKHVFRNAMLPLIVGFPAAFIGAFFTGSLLIETLFSLDGLGLLSYESVVRRDYPVVLGTLYLFTLIGLATKLVSDLCYVWVDPRIQFDNLER, from the coding sequence ATGTGGAGCTACATCCTCAAACGCCTGCTGCTGATGGTCCCGACGCTCGTCGGCGTGCTCACGCTCACGTTCGCCGTGATTCAGTTCGTGCCGGGCGGGCCGGTCGAACAGGCCGTGCAGGAGCTGCGCAAGGGCGCGACGGAGCAGGGCGCGACACCGTTCGGCATGCGCGCGCATACGGGCGTCGACGCGCAGCAGCTCGCGCAGCTCAAGGCGCTGTATGGTTTCGACAAGCCGCCGCTCGAGCGCTATTGGCTGATGCTGAAGCGCTTCGCGCGCTTCGATCTCGGCGAAAGCTACTTTCGCCATCAAAGCGTGTGGTCGCTGATCGTGCAGAAGCTGCCGGTGTCGATCAGCATCGGGCTGTGGACGTTCTTCGTCACGTACCTGATCTCGGTGCCGCTCGGCATCGCGAAGGCCGTGCGCAACGGCTCGCCGTTCGACGTCGCGACGAGTCTCGTCGTACTGGTCGGCTATGCGATTCCGGGCTTCGTGCTCGGCGTGCTGCTGCTCGTGCTGTTCGGCGGCGGCTCGTTCTGGCAGCTGTTCCCGCTGCGCGGGCTCACGTCGGACAACTTCGCGCAGCTATCGCTCGGCGGCAAGGTGCTCGACTACCTGTGGCACATCGCGCTGCCGATCACCGCATCGGTCGTCGGCAGCTTCGCGGTCGTCACGATGCTCACGAAGAATGCGTTCCTCGACGAAATCCGCAAGCAATACGTGCTGACCGCACGCGCGAAAGGGCTCGCCGAGCGCACCGTGCTGTGGAAGCACGTGTTCCGCAACGCGATGCTGCCGCTGATCGTCGGGTTCCCCGCCGCATTCATCGGCGCGTTCTTCACCGGCAGCCTGCTGATCGAGACGCTGTTCTCGCTCGACGGCCTGGGGCTGCTGTCGTACGAATCGGTCGTGCGGCGCGACTATCCGGTGGTGCTCGGCACGCTGTACCTGTTCACGCTGATCGGGCTCGCAACGAAGCTTGTCTCCGACCTCTGCTACGTGTGGGTCGACCCGCGCATTCAATTCGACAACCTGGAGCGCTGA